A segment of the Trifolium pratense cultivar HEN17-A07 linkage group LG7, ARS_RC_1.1, whole genome shotgun sequence genome:
AATGCAGTTCCGAGACCAAGAACCTGAAGCTTTCCCCATAATCGACACTTCTCACAACCCACACAATCCATCAATGCACTGCATGCCGCAAAAATCATTCCATTGTCAATGAGTCAAATGGATATTAGTGTAAATTGAATCGGTAATACAACAAAGCAGATACAAGGAGTGTTTGTTTaagtataaagataaatatgtCTTCAGATAAGCACTTAAAAAGTCTGGTCCATAACCCAAAACTGTTAAACTATTGTCCTTCCTACACATTCATTAGCAACATAAAGCATGTCCATAAGAGACTAAGCCACAGTAAGCTATCCAAGTAAATAAATGATACTATTTAGTTAAGGCGAGAGCTACGTCGTCCattaatttttagttaatacCTTATGTTTCTGAATTGatgttgaattttttgtttgagcTCAGGTCCACTTTGGCCTTTCCACAACTTAGCTTCATCAAATGGAACAGGACATGCAGCTTGAAGCTTGGGGTTGTAAAGCAGCTGTTTTATCAAGGATTCTGTTTTAAGGTCCTCATTAAGATTACCCGTATTGTACTCAGCGTGCTCGAGATAATCTGCAGCCTAAAGTGAAACATAGATTGCATCATGAATACTTTTTTAACTGAAAGTtcttaaagaagaaaaatatatatattaagatcAATCAATTAAAATCAGGGCAATTTATACTCACTTTGGTTACTGCTCGCAGGACAAAGAGAAACGTGAAATACAAATTTCTGACACGATCGGGGTATTGTAGGACTCGGTCATACAACAAAGTCAGATTTTGTCCCCACTAGAATAATAAAAAGGAAGGAAAGAAGTTAGTATCTTCTTAATTTATGCTTTGCATTAGAGTAACAATTTATATGTTGCCAAATTATTTTTGTGCATAAAAACAAGAAGCGTCTGTTATACAAAaagaaaactgaaaattaataaattatcaCTGTAATAttgcatataaaaaatataacaaaagaGTCTCTTATCTCCTTTTTAGCAAATTAAAGTGAAcaaaaattttagaaaatgctTTTCACATAGTAAATAGGGTCTCAGCTACTTCAGAGAAGAGGAATAGAAGATTTACCATATTTGTAGCTTCATCAAGTAGGTAATCAGCACCTATATGTACTGATATGGAGGAGTGAAGACCCGATATCAATTTATACAAAATCTTTTCCTCCTGACACGACTCTTGCGAAAGATCTACAAAAGAGAAACCTTTCTTGTTATAAAATATACACACCAACAAAGCTTGGGGTTTTGCATAATACTGCAGACATCAATTTCGGTTCTTTTACGATATTGATCCGTTTCAAGATATCTTTCGCTCGAGATATAGATGAGAAGAACAAACTAATATTCATTCCACAAGCGACAAAATAGATATAGGATTGTTGTTTCCGAAGACAACTTACATTTGGGGCAGTTCTCAGAGTAGACAGCATCCCATATCCTTCTTGCAGATGGACCGGTGTAACCAGTATATCTTTCAGGATTCAGTTGAAGATTCACATATGTCATCTCACCTGTAAATGCAACTATTTAGACaatcatttttgtaaaaaaaagtttaaaacattATAGAATGATTTAATTGGTTATGTAACAGTGTAAAAGTATGAAGATTTTTACACTGCATGTCAATTCCATGGTGCTACTAATACCTCTTTAAAAGGTAAACTTAAAAGTTACTTATGATAAACTACAATGATAAACAGAAATTATTCACATTTGAACTAGTAGACAATCAGAGTAACGCACCATTGTCTGTCTCGTCATCATTCGTCCATGGATTATCTATTTCTGTCCATCCTCTGAAAGCTTTACTATCCAACGTACGGTCAACAGCTGCCTCGGGTTTTCCTTCTTGACAGACAAGATCATTCAATGGAAGGCGTTTAGGCTTCTTAAATGACTCTGGGAACTCACTTTCTGGACATTCACATACACTACAGTCCCGCAACCGGCACATACCATCATCAGGCCAAAAAGGGCAGTCACACCATAGCTTGGCCTACAGAAAATTTCATCTACAAATCTTTAGCGCAGAAGAAACGCGTGAGGGTTGACAAAAGGGGAAAATAAGAAGCAATTCAGTAATCGGAAGCATTCCTACGTTTAGTGGATTGAGAGTTATTCATTTAAATACGATAGTTGAACAACTAACAGTTAAACaccattcaaatttcaaactctgaatatcaatttttttttaagaagctaaattagcccacccaaattggcgccagagagaatcgaacctcagacctcaagaggagcacactcccaggtcccaagccaataccaatgcaccaacccaagtgggttaactCTGaatatcaatttaattaatattcatccTACCCCAACACCGCACAGTATCATAAACAATAATTATCCTACTTAACGATGGTAGAAAGTTCAATATTTAAAATCCATAATTCTGGATAGAATAGTTTGAGCTTAACAAACAATGTTCAGTTGATAACGTAGACAGAAGCACGTTCACTCGATTCTAAtgctttaatgtgtttttacAATATATACAGTTTTTCTAATTTCTCATATTGTTTatcaaatcaaaatttgaaTAGTCCGGtgatgaataaaatattttcaaacatAATCAATAAACAAATTGTAACATAGAATTCTACTAAAACTATGTTTAATAGAAAGGCCTCTCGAAATTCCATTCCTAAATTGTGCTGTTGAATGAATCGGATACTAGCAGCAACTGTTATTGGTCACTTAAGGGGTAAAGCTAAGCAATGCTACTAAATTCGACAACCTAAAGTTTTAATTGATCGCAAAGTAAGTATAAGCATCAACAATATCAAAGAGAATGGACACCAATACCAATTGTAGACATAAGAAATGACAATAAGCAAACCTTAAAATACCGAAAGAATGGTGTTTTCACAAGCTCTTGGAGAGATGGGTACAACAATTCCTTGTTAAGATTGTCCACAGTTTCATAATCACAACAACAATCCTCCACCATACCACTATACTTTGGTGTACCCTGCAAcacacataaaagaaaaataaattcttgactcttaattaaaaaaaaaaaagttatcaaaCTAGTCACACAACACCAGTGTTATCAATCGCATTAATACTATAGTGCTATAGCATTGTTATTGTCGCTATATGACAACACCTTGTATCGTGTACTATAgtcgctatttgacaacattacACTACACAAcacaaaaaacaatttatgcaaaacacatcTCTGGATTTCCACCGAATACTAACATATTAGTTTCATGTAATCAATGCAGAATTCAAAGCAAGAACATTACAATAACAACAAATCATCAATGGAAGACACCTctcctaaaaattgaaataaattacTAGCTTCGTACCTAAATATAAGACTCTCTTTACATTTTCGtttgtccctttttataagaccTCTTTCATATTTTCAGGGCATTAATTATTTCTTACCAACTTACCCCTAACTAAAGTGCATATTTTCTTACAGTCTGTAATAAATactttagaaaaacaataaatcatTCTCTTTCTTGAAGGATAACATTgtaaaaacaatattaattgtcAATGGGtattataattagggacggatgTAGTATTAAAAAAGCTAGATTAAAAAAGAACAATTTACGGCAAATTTTCAACAACATAAACTACTACACAATGCATATCGATTCAGAATTccacaattaaaattttaataaatgcAAAACACAAGAACACCGTGTATGAATGAATCTGAAGAGTGAAGTGAGATTGAATACCCGGGTACACTGACAAGCTTTACCAATGACTCCAAAGAGAGAAATTTTGGAAGAAGTTTTGGAAGAAACCGCAATTGCAACAATGGCAGCAATAAGAGGAACAACAACCCAAACCCATTTCGCTCCAAAACCCTTCTTTTTCTTAAACTCTGTATTACCCATCACAAACCCAATAACAGAAATGAAAAAAGACAAGATTTTTAGGGTTAGTTGAGGAAATTGGTGAGGGCAATGAATGAACGCGTTTTGGTTGGTTTGTTTCAGCACTGTTGTCAAAATCGTGAGTCAACTCACTGAATTGTTCGAGTCAAAGTTTTTAGCCGACTCTGTGTGTTGACTCGGGTGCAGACTTGCCGGAAAAGAAGATCGTTGATGTGAGTTAAGAATTCCGATCaatgaagaagaacaagaagaagaaccGTGCAGATTCTGAGAAAATAAAAACGGTCGCAGTGTAATCGAAACGCACCGTTCTTATATATTTTCTAAaactatttcaattttttctatataGAAACAGTTTGCGactctaattaattaattaattaattaattaattaattaattaattaatgtgagaCGTGAACAAAACCAATTTCTACCCTCTatcttcttttattattatctttGATTATTATGAagtaaaataagataaatgaagGAAGATTATGGGCGTTGttgatggttttattttttccttgggaaatattttatttttatggaaaagtattagtgcgtttgattcgtaaaataataaaatttggaCAGAACTGTAtatgacagaacaagataatataAGACAGGACAAAATTGTACTGGAAGATATAAGaggataatatttttatattctaaaataaaatagatattttCGTATTTATTATAGTTGtattgtggacaaaaagtttTCTCGTGGTTCAGTGAGggcaaaaaatcttgtttttgtcctgtctcttgctacctaatttgttcaatctcataaccagtttcaaatcaaacagggtacaacaaaaaTTATCTTGTTCAGTCCCTTTCTTTTAGCACACAAATGTACCCTATGTTTCTTATTTTGAAAGAAGGTCAAATAAGGAAAATGGCTGATAAAGAAAGGTTGGTTGGTTCTACTTTTAGGCATAGACTTaccatttgacaaaaataaacaaaacaaccaaacaacatttttttttaaagtgctAAAGTTAGTGTCTGTTTGACCCTACttatttaaaacttaaaagttaatttaagaataaagttgaaaataaaagctTTAAATTTAAAGTTGACAAGTGCATTTCTGTAGTGGACAAACTAGaagccactcacatcaacaagtgcattttatatactcaaacaatgaaagaatcgGAGTAGCATCAGATGATCATAACAATAgcatcacaagcttcatgaagatttttaaaggatGTTGTTTGAATGATAAGAGGTTTCATTTGAAGATTCAAGCAAGAAAGCAAGtttcatggttaatagtcttccTCATCACCATAAGGTTCACAATGAGTATTAAAGATTcaaggaagaatatgaagatcaTAGTTGATGGAAATACTTGCATCACGAGCTACAGAAGAACATATTTGATGTTATCATGTCAAAGCTCACATTGAGTTTTATtacatgctttgaggatttactactacaattaacatcaatggaaatgatgcatatgttgaagatcttcaaaacctactcGAAGTTTCATCTTAGCTTCTCAAGACAAGAATGATCTAAGAATGATTTTCCATGAATTTACAAATGAGCTTATGCACCACAAGGCATAAAAGTTTCAATCATTGTCTAAGCTAGAAAATGATAATCCTCATGATGAGTACTCTCACACCTGCACTAAAAGCATCTCAAAGTACTCAATGAACAAgcaacaatgtgtgcaaaacatcaagaggaattgtggaaagttttgCAGCAACGTGAAGATCCCTCTTTAAGAAAATCTTGAGATACTGTTTCAAGAATgatctgagaacattcttaacAGACAGACTGCACTTTTGAATATAAGCACGTTTTGGTTTAAGTGCTTTGTGATCATTCAAGTCAACTaaggaaaaaacaaataaacactTTTACAAAGGAAAAGTGGATCAAATCTCTACAAGAAttaatctcttttgggatcaatAATATTGATGGAATTTGAGCATATACCTTTCCCAGTCATAATCTATGCAATGAATTATGAGTTTGATCTTTCATgatcttttatggtattgatcatcCAATGGAAATATATGATCATATATCATAGGCCAATCAAAATGCAACAACAAGTTTTGATCTATGAGTTATGATGCACTTGAGCCAAGTACACACAAGGAACATTCTTTAATGCAAGTGTCATAACAAGTACTCTTTTGTCCTACATGCTTTGGTACTTTTCCAGCTGTTTTATTCCCAAGCTAAAACCTATTTCTGAAGTGTCCTTAAGCCTACTGAACAGCTGCATATCACAGGGAAAGAAGGATGAAGCTTCATCACACTTGCTGATATATCCAAAGAATGGTTCAAGAAtgttcctgcacacagttttgcaaaaccacctccaactgtcatgatttttttta
Coding sequences within it:
- the LOC123897913 gene encoding endoplasmic reticulum oxidoreductin-1-like codes for the protein MGNTEFKKKKGFGAKWVWVVVPLIAAIVAIAVSSKTSSKISLFGVIGKACQCTRGTPKYSGMVEDCCCDYETVDNLNKELLYPSLQELVKTPFFRYFKAKLWCDCPFWPDDGMCRLRDCSVCECPESEFPESFKKPKRLPLNDLVCQEGKPEAAVDRTLDSKAFRGWTEIDNPWTNDDETDNGEMTYVNLQLNPERYTGYTGPSARRIWDAVYSENCPKYLSQESCQEEKILYKLISGLHSSISVHIGADYLLDEATNMWGQNLTLLYDRVLQYPDRVRNLYFTFLFVLRAVTKAADYLEHAEYNTGNLNEDLKTESLIKQLLYNPKLQAACPVPFDEAKLWKGQSGPELKQKIQHQFRNISALMDCVGCEKCRLWGKLQVLGLGTALKILFSDDGQENLVQPLQLQRNEVIALMNLLNRLSESVKFVHEMGPTAERITEGHLFSHTKLISSLKKIWSSILQT